The Ptychodera flava strain L36383 chromosome 3, AS_Pfla_20210202, whole genome shotgun sequence region GGGGAACCCATTAACATAGCCAATTGAACCCGGTTAAATATACCTGGTGTACCTGCCTTAACAAAACACTGCACATGCAGAGAGATTTTTTCTCTGTGGCATTAAAAATTTGACTCTCTGAAATGAAGTTAAGAGCTGGTTTTGTGGCCATTGAGGTCTTCTCATGATTGTATGATTCTCAAAAATCTTTTCCTACATATTCCTTGCTTACATTCTGATCCTTCCAAATGCAGCTGGCATAAGTGTTCCACATTTGTTCACACGAAAAAGAACATATTACACAATTAATCATTGCCCTTCCAAACTTATCCCTGGATTTAGTTCTGACATAAGGACTCTGGTTCTGACAACATATTGGAAATGATAAACGtctcaaatgtgtacatgtcaGTGGCATTACTGTTGTGAGGCCACTGGCCGACCATGAATATTTATGGTCTGTCACCATGAATATTCATGGTCTGCCACCATGAATATTCGTGGTCTgaatatcatgaatatttatggcTGCCACCATGAATATTCATGGTCTGAATACcatgaatattcattaaaaattgtCACTGTACCATCTTCAGATTTGTGACCATGCATCCACTGACTGTCAGAAAATCTCATTGATGATTAAAACTTGTTAAAAACAACAACGAACACTTAAAAAACCCCAGAGAGGTTCACAGTGAAATGTTATAATATATGAGTTAGAACGCAATGACTCACAAACTGATTTTTGTCAAAGAACGGAATATTATAGACAcagaataaaagaaaaaagCTGAACAAAAGTTCCAGCAATATTTGGATTCATCCAAATACCTATTTCGTGACTATGAAGTCTGATTTCAATGTTACCTAGACAAGTTGATCATAATTTAGCAAATAAAAACCAATTAATTTTCCATGTCATTACACAGAAAACCTACTGTTCTGTGACGCACAGAGAACCCAGTGTTTTGTGACACACAGAGTATCCACTTGTTCTGTGATGCACAGGAAATCCACTGTTCTGTGATGCACTGTTCTATGAGGCACTCTATGTAAATTCCACCCACAACATGAATaagaaatttttcaataattggTGACATGTAAGAACTACTTGGCCCAATCTTTCCTTCAAAAATAATCAAGATTTCTACACTGCCACTTCAACAGTGTTGCAACACagaaccccctccccccccccccccccccccccaagatttttgtttatttgtaaaaaCTATTCGGTATGGGCCAGCCTAATCCACATAAAATAACATGTAAGCTTACATAGGACTatttgataaacaaataaaccaacggcatttctttccttttacttcaaacactcaCCAAAACACGTTAGGCAACACATTCCAAGTATTTCAGATTAACTTAATTCACTGAGTCAAGGTTTGTTTTAAACTATATAAATTACAGCTTGCTTTGAAAGTGAAGAGCTCCCCCAGTGGCAAGATTCTTGTTCATGATATGTGTGTTTGGACAGATCACAACACCCTATCTCCACTGTTAAAACAACTGAGATTCCTTAGGGGTTCTTCTACTGCTCTGTGGAGCAACTGGAACCCCTGGCATTACattgatttgtaaaatatgtcaatGTCGGCTGTGTAATTTTCAGTCTTGTCCTGACGACTCAGTGACATTCCATACAAAAAAAGGCACACAACAATATTGCATGGAATATAGAGAGTGATAGAAGTTAATGGACAACTCAAAAATAGGTGATTTCCAAAGAGAGTACTACCGTAACTTTTgacgtttttgtttttttggttcttacgaaacaataacattttgtattttaataataatttagGTGAAAATTACATCGCCTTACTCAGCAGACCTGGCAGCACAATTACATGTGAAGTCTGCCTTTTGCCAACCCaatgatgaaaagaaaaacGTAGTCAACGTCTGCTGGTTTTCTCCACAAATACTTGATAGATCCTCTCTGATTTTGTGTTACTCCATAGTAGACCATGGGGTACTAACATGGTCACGGATGTCCTCAGTTTTGAGGTTACAAATTTTCGAATTGAGGTATTTTTTATATCTCTAAGTGTTCCTTTCACCTGACAACATTTTGTGAGCTCTTTTAagtttatttagaatatttttttaaaagtttgtccTGTCCTGTCCTTGTACCATTACAtggaatttgtaaaatattcacaatattaCAGAGGACATTCTTGTGTCAGCATTACACCGTTTACACCACCAGAGGGCGCACTGCTATAACATTCCAAATGAAACCCCCTAGCTCACATCTGCGTAATGTGGCAGGGCTTATGTGCAGCGTCTCGGTAGCtattatccaattgggtggctgaatcttaccaatataaatGAATagtacaaatagactccctaagttgctgtgaatagtgacaattgaccaatcagataaaACTTTCCAAGCATGCTGCACATCAACAGGGGCGGCAGCTCGGAAGGTTATGGCTAATCAGTAGACAACAATTTTTCACGAGTCTGAAACCATGGCTGAAATTCCGCTAATTGGCTGTTTTGGAATGATTCATTAAGCACAATGATATTCAGCCAATCAATACGCTGCAAGCTTCCGAGGTGCTGCACATTGCCAGAGAACACCTGCAATATCGCCTTGAGGGAATACTATGTCGACAGATCGAACAACTCGGCTAGGAGCGGCATGAGCCGCTTGCCGTTCAACTGAAGATTCAATATGTGCTCTGTGTATTGCTCTGAGAAATTCCGCAGCTGGGTCAGCTTGCTGATGATTTTCGCGAAAAGGATTTTGTCATGTGGATGATTAACTTTGGTACACACCAGCAGGTTCTCCACAAACACCTGCTGCAATTTCTCCACTTTGCAACGATCTTGCAATCCTTCACGATCTGCAGGGAAAACAGGAAATTACGTGTAAGTCTTGTACACCACTGGGGGGAGTGGTTATGGTGGCACTGTGGGGCAGTGGTTAGACTACCATACTCACTATTGCAAgatggtgagtttgagaccCGGTAAGTCCAGAGTGAcagactcactatcagaggatggtgagttcaagactctaATTTGCCCCCGAGCAAGgtactttactcctcagtgcttcATTGGGTAACAGGTTATGGgcacctcatcctgtaattgggctgaTACCTGTTGGATGATGGGTAAAAATAATACCTCAAGATGGCAGTCTTTAGGCTTGTTTGGTATACCAGTACAGGGGATGTCAATGGCCCTGATCTTCATTACACGTGTGTATTCAGAACGCAAAGGAGTACCTTATTTGGGACAGActtttggactctcaaatttttacgattcttttctgatctactgtttgttggggctcatttgaaagctcttggagtaagaaaattttcactgtccttgttttttgaaaactgaaaattttacgGTTTtcaaatagagttaacacagagatggcagccattttgaatttcaaatatcactaaTTATTAGAGTATTTGTTTTTCCAGTACCTAACTTTATGTGGTGACCCctaaattttattcttgattttgcgggagaatggttgaaagttttgttgaggaaagtttgattaaaagtttaagtctttctataCAGAGCTCCAGTCAAACTGAACTTTACAATGTGTCACTGAACACAAATTTCTAACATCTATAATGGCGTTTTATCGTGTATGAGTTCAGCTCCCATGCACTTTTCCTGCATGAAAATGCACACATCAAAACTCCAGAGACAATACACTATCTCTGTAGACTGTTAACACATTCAAAGTGGGCTACTACTATTGACAGGAGAGAATACGTCCCTGGCAGACTTCATCTGCggcggggactaaaaagcaaAAACACGGTGAATCCGGACGATATGTGTTATCACTGACTGACTGTTGCCCATCTATAATTGGCTGACTATTGCCTGGTCATCATTTACACAACCGCCTGTCTATCATTGGCTGACTCACCTGGTGACAGTATCGTCATGGCAATCAGTAAACAGTACTCAGAGTGTTTCAACTTTAGTTCCGACATGACCTTGGAAAATGCCAACATGCTTTCCTGAATCTTGCCAAAGCCGGCTTCCTCACACTCCTTCTTCCCATATATCTCCTCATTGTCCACATTGCGGAATCCTTCTTTCTCGGGCACATGGTATTCCGAACTGCCAAGCATCATGTTCTCGATGAGTGATGTCTTAATCAGAATGGCCTGGTCCTGATACGCCAGCTCTGAGAACCCTGGGATGCATCTTGCAATGGCAATCAACTGTTTCAAAATCACAATTAACATTTCCATGAAATGCTCAAACATTGCTTCGCTAGGGCCCTTAGCAGTCTCACCATCGTTGCCTTCCCCCAGCTGACCTTGGCTGGTTGATCCCGCTTGACCCTTCACTTCTGTGGGTTCATATCCTCCTGATTTGACCTGACTGTCAATGTCTGTAGTCGCCTCTGTGACATCTTCGTGTTTCTCCTCCGTTTGCAGGTTTTGCTTAGGGTCCCTCCCTTTACTCTTTGGTATCATCGGCTAAAACCAAGAACACCGACAACTCATTCAGTTATTTGTTTAGCACATATTTAACCATtgaatgccaaagtcaatttttctcacctttagaaaatataatgCAGACAATTGTGTTTTTAAATCCACACagttttttccgattttttacaaaattttggttaaaaactgGAGAGTACGAAAAATCCATGACGTTTTGTCCTGTTGTTGCCGATACAACAACATGCAACAGGGAATCAGCGACATGGTGAAACCGTGAGCGGTGATGATGATGCACCGGTTACCAAAAATCCCGTCCACAACCACTCACAGGCTTCCGAGAACAGTGGGAGACTGAATATCCATGGTTACATTTTGATGCTTAgtgtaaatgtataaattttgaacactgccaGAGCCTGGATTAGCGGCAATAACTCTAACCTTTGGGTTGCCCAATGTGTTTTGATGGTCACatgttagctgtggaaacgcagctatgtGTGGCAGGGTAGCGTTCGTCTATGCATGTCATCAAAAGGTAACCCCACGTGCGtctatgcaggtcatcaaaaggtcaaccccgtggaggggttgaccttttgatgacccgcacaGACACACGCTACCCCGCCACAGATAGCTGCATATCTACAGCTAGtcgcatgtatgcatgtatacatttcagcatgtttgaaacacaGCCCAGTTGTTCAATATGGTCGTCGAACTGAtttaattaaaataatgttGCATGTCACAAACCGAATCATGTATAAATTTATTGAACAGCTCATTGTATTTTGTCGTCAGATTTTTCCATCAATTGAGCACGGAAAtgaaattatgcatgcaaatacagCAATTACACAATTTTAGTAGACTAATGCATATGCCGTACACGAGGAGAAAAAGTTACCGTCAACACTGGGATATTGGCAATGGCCCGTTTTGCGACCCCTACACAACCTTGCACTCTTGAAGTCTGCCACTTGGTACCAAGCGTTTTTGTAAAGGGTTGTACCATGCGTACCAATTTTACTTGGGTTTTCAGTCATACTCCCTAGGTCACTCTTTGTGCACAGATGCTATCACATTTTACGTAATGAAAGCATTAGGAATTTCAATATCACGTTGcaacaaaattgcaaagttTTTAATGTTTGAAAACTGGCCACAGTGGCAATACAGTTCATATTTGAGTGAATATAGctgtgttgcagccaggaattttaaagcAGGGGACAGTGTGTCCCACTACCTCTACTTTGGAGggcattttgcacattttgggggACAACatgtcagttgtcaatcaacttttgtattattttgtaacaaattcgTTTCACTGAACAGAATTCAAGCAATGTCAGGCAATTGTAACATTATACCGTATCTGCCTCCAATCTGAGCTCAGTCCGACTACAGCAAAATGCAGTGTTTTAGTTTCTTTTTATCACAGCTTCAAAAGTATGTCAATATACggtaagcctcaaaataatcatgcgAAACAAAGGTCATCATCAATAAAagatattacttgcagactacacccATTTAATATAGTCAACTCATGAGGTGACTTGCAGTACGCGAGAATGCAGGACGATGGGTTCCATTTatggggacattgtcgcaagggcacgtcctggctgcaacactgaatATAGTttgtttaaagccccagtgctgctaacttttgatgataatttcaccatttttattttgaatgtgaaccataattccttgttcttcaccccaaagaatgttgatatacacagtatccagcttgtcaactcagcccctatggttgtaaactgcattgttattgttgaaaactgacttctggtccggactagaattcaaatgtaaacaataacaatgcattttacacatatagacgctaagttgacaagctaaattgtgggtgtttcaacattctttggggagtacgATAAGAAGTTGCGATtgattataaaataaaaaaaatagtgacaatgtcactggtcgctcccatatagttatcaaaacaagctaaaatcaagctaaaagatttttttatcacaaatagaaacaattcccccaataaaataaaattatacaaatttcaccagaatttgatcaaatcttactgacgtcacccgtaaaaacctctacactaagtttcaactcaatcggacgtgtggtttcagagttaaaaaaaatttttgatcaaaatgaaaaaaatagccaaaaaatgcaaatatgcaaatttcaccacgatttgcccagatttgagaaaggtcactcctatgcacttccataccaagtttcaaatcaatcagacttgtggtttcagagaagaagattttttgaccaaaaatgggagaaaattacaaaaaaattcatgaaaaatagcaagtccaagatactgacccaagatgtgcacaatcatttcaggtcagcccaaagtacttacatgctaatttttcatctaatctgctcagtggctattgagattttcaataaaatgtaaacttgtaaacatatatacatatggctatgggagctaacaaacgacccaatggtcgacagagctctgctgtgttatgaagagagcaacgttttgtgacatatgtattgatgaagaaggttgagatctttgatagctcatttcaggatggcctgacctaaaatggcaaaattagctgcaaaaatacaaaattgatgatttcatcataattatgtataacaatgtataccaaatataaaagctatcacatgagtaacttttgagaaacaatattttgaccaaaaacggcaaaaactgacccaaaaatagcaaaaattgaagatttcatcaaatttcactatatcacactaagagaacccccaggaacctgtataccaaatatcaaaggcatcagacaagtagtttttgagaaacacattttttgaccaaaaatggcaaaaattgcaccaaaaatacaaaattgcagatttcatcatatattctgtatatcatatttagtttatctgtaggaacctgtataccaaatatcaaagctgtcagacgagcggttttgatgaaataaatttttgaccaaaaatgacaaaaaaattccttaaaaatacagatttgcttatttcatcacaatttgaacaaatccaagttgggctatccctagggacctgtataccaaatatcaaagctgtcagacaagcggttttgatgaaataaatttttgaccaaaaatgacaaaaaaattccttaaaaatacagatttgcttatttcattacaatttgaacaaatccaagttgggctatccctagggacctgtataccaaatatcaaagctgtcagacaagcggttttgatgaaataaatttttgaccaaaaatgacaaaaaaattccttaaaaatacagatttgcatatttcatcacaatttgaagaaatccaagttgggttatccctagggacctgtataccaaatatcaaagctgtctgaccagcggttatgaagaaggagattttttaccaaaaacgccttttttggcactaatttgcatatttttggcaatgacaacttcatttgaacaaaatctcatctacagcccatcatccatgtacacaccaaatatcaagatgaaatgtgcag contains the following coding sequences:
- the LOC139129660 gene encoding oxysterols receptor LXR-alpha-like, which codes for MSTKYLSEDDGLKVCVVCGDKANGLHYRVLSCEGCKTFFRRNVRHRDRLKCEMDKQGKCEMDLYTRRQCPACRMQKCLASGMQVARVWTKDRLATRKPITKKQDKSDKDRPVSSLPSPSSSSSSLTSSVSPLASPALSSPPPQTLASKPSTPTSSVQMPPSPETLPCESQPIVEFSQQQKDFIDYITVAFDTARKKISAPMIPKSKGRDPKQNLQTEEKHEDVTEATTDIDSQVKSGGYEPTEVKGQAGSTSQGQLGEGNDGETAKGPSEAMFEHFMEMLIVILKQLIAIARCIPGFSELAYQDQAILIKTSLIENMMLGSSEYHVPEKEGFRNVDNEEIYGKKECEEAGFGKIQESMLAFSKVMSELKLKHSEYCLLIAMTILSPDREGLQDRCKVEKLQQVFVENLLVCTKVNHPHDKILFAKIISKLTQLRNFSEQYTEHILNLQLNGKRLMPLLAELFDLST